The genomic DNA ACTATTTCACCAGTAGCGGCTTTGACCAAAGGTGGACCCGCGAGAAAGATGCGGCCTTGGTCCTGATACCAGTCAGTTCATACTGATTAGCGTATGGAAAGTGACATACcttgacgatgatgaccaCATCGGACATTGCAGGCATATATCTGCTCTGCATTAATGCTTGCCTTAAAGCGAGAAAAGATACTTACGCCCCGCCTGCTACGCTAATTCCGTGGACCACACTAATTTGAGGAATGCCCATTCCAGACATGCGTGCAATGTTGTAAAAAATCCTTCCAAAATGGTCCTTCTTGGATGTCAGTACTCTACACAGCTTTTCAAGATAGAGATGACTGACGTGATCTGGGAATACTTCTGCTTGATACGGTAACGCAGCGCCTCCAGATTCGACGAGGTAAATGCACGGCAGAGAATTTTCAAGAGCAACTTGCTGAGCCCGTAAATGTTTCTTCACCTTGATGGTGAAATCCCCGCTCGGTAAGTCTCAAGGTATCAAAACGGTTGAGCTGACTCACAGTAAGCGGGAAGTAGGTGCCGCCTTTGACCGTCGGGTCATTGGCTATGATCATACATTTCCTTCCAGCTATCATTCCTAAGCAATGTCAGCAGCCTACCATAACTTAACCTCTGATGCAGCCTACCTATACCAGTAACTAGACCGGCACCTGGTAAAGCATCAGGATACACATCGTGTGCTGCCAGAGGTGAAAGCTCGAGGAAGGGACTGGCTGGGTCGAGTAAGGCGGACACTCTGACGATCCATCAGCTCGTTCAATAGCAAAGTGGATATGCTCATACTCACCTCTCTCTCACGGACAGTTTACCCGTTCCCTTGGCCTTCCATCTATCCAGAACCTTTTGCCCGCCACCTTCCTTCGCCTGGGCTCTCAGCGTTTCTATCTCGCGAATTAGACCTTCCATAAACAACCTGTTGGACTCTGACTGCGGGGACACTTTTTTGAAGGTAGTGGGTAGAGGGCGAGAGGAGACTAGAGGCGGGGGTGGCTGGGGTATGAGGGTTCGGGCGAGGGACAGGAAGACAGGTGAGAAGGGTCGGGGACGGACAGGAGGTAGGGTGAGGGACCTGGGATACATAGCTGAAAGTAGTGTGTGGTTGCGAATGTTGATGTAGATGGAGCTCAGAAGCTGCATAGGAAGTGCATGTTTGTTGCAGCGACACACACGACTGCCACCCCTCAACTGTCCAGCTGCTCGTGGATCAAGAGCATGTGCTTTTAATACGTAAATGGATCTTCGGGTAGTGAACATAGCCGACGGCGATGTCCGGGAAGAGATGCCCACCGGGGGAAGCCGCCGGCTGTGCCTGGTGGTGCCTGGCACACAGAAGATAAAAGCAAACAGTGCTCGGCCTCTCGCGGCTCCTTTGTTCGCGCTCCTTCAGCTCGAGTCCTTCCGCAATCATTCCCCTCCCTGGCCCACACGTCAATAACTCGGCAGTCAGCAACCAGGgtctcctccatcacccATACATACAGCCTGTCGTAGACACACACTCAGGGTAAACAAGACAGGAGGACCCTTAGAGCTCGAATGCAACTTGACATCTTCATTGTCATTCGTTGCGTTTCGTACTCATCGATTATTGATGCCCGTATTCAGCTTTATCCCATTGCTATCAACCTTAAATACACTATAGCTTACTTCGAAAGCTATTTGTGTAGACTTTAGTTCTCTTGTAGTCACGTCTGTCATTTACTGGGCCAATCTCAACGTCAACCGTCACTCCTTCATCGGCTTCACGCTTCAATTGTCATGTCCGAAAAAGGTTACTATGGGGGAGACCAAAGACTTGTGATAGTGGGATGCGGCGGTACGTTTTACAACCACATCTCAAGACCGATGATCACTCATTCCTTGGGTTTCTTCAGGTGTTGGTAAAACTGCCATCACAATCCGTTTCGTGACCTCCCAATTTTACGATCAGTAAGGACggctctcttcctcatcttccttccttccttgtctAATAggtttctctttccagaGAATACAACCCAACCATCGAAGACTCATACAGAAAGCAAGTGGTAGTTGATAACGAAGCAACAACCTTGGAGATCCTAGACACTGCCGGCCAAGGTTCGTCTCCTTTATGACTGCTTTTCGCTTTGATTATCCATGTGTTAACATGCAGATGCATGGCAGAGGAATACGCCGCCATGGCCGATCAATGGTACACATTCGGCTCGGGCTTTCTGCTCGTGTATTCTTTGACAGACCGCTCATCATTTGAGGAGATAAAGAACTTCCACAGGGAAATATTAAGAGTGAAAGATAGAAATTACGTGCCATGTGTAATAGTCTGCAATAAGGTAAATCCAGTATATTCTCTCGTTTAACGCTTATGATCGCTAAAAGAAGAACGTCAGTGTGACCTGCAAAAGTATCGATCAGTTGGCCAGCTCGAGGGCCGTGAGCTCGCGCGGTCCGTACACGCTCCATTTATAGAGTGTTCGGCAGCAGAACGAGTGAACGTAGATGTAGCATTCAACGAATTGATCAAGCTCGTGCGGAAGGACGAACAAGTAAGCATCAAATACGAGATCCCCTTCTGACTCGCTCATGAAAAGTTGTGCGTTGTAGCGGATATCTCTAGCTGCTCGAAAGCTTCTCGAAGGCCCATTTCTCTCACCACCTCAACCACCGCGACCAAAACAAATAAAAcaaatgaaggagaaggataagtCGGGCCATAATCGAAGGCAGAGGGAGAAAAACAGTGACGATGTTCCATTTTGCAACGATTGTACTGTCATGTAAGGATGCCGCGAAATTACAGCAGCCCTCGACGATCTGCGTTTGACGGTCAAAATATCTTCATTACGAATCAGGCGCTGAATGACTTACGATAGTAGGGGCATCGGTACCAGTCGATGTCCTGGTTATCTCTCGCCAGTATAATCGGTCATTGGGTTCTTCCTCTGACCCGACTTCTGACCCTGTATCGTATCAACCATCAATTATGTGCCTCTTTAAACTGCAGCTGTATGTAATGCCATTCTCGGCCGGCGATCATCACAGTAGTGAACATAGATACTGAAATGAAATGTACTAATAGTACAGGCACAAATAATATCTTTCCACAAAGCCCTTGATGTATATCAAGGAATCACAGCTGTCAAGCTCTCGTGTTACATCGTTGCGATGACtctttcccatccattTACCCACTCTGCCTCCCTTAGCAATCTTTCTAGATCTGGTCCTCCTTGAAGGAGGCTCTCCAGCCATGCAGCCGCCTTTGCTGAATATGGCCCAAGCGGCCCATCCATCGCGCCAGCTCCTGCTGACTTTGCGGCCGCAGATGACACAGATGTAACGTTATTCACGGGTGTTCCTCCAGGTTGTGCAGGGTGTGTTGAGGCTACAGGGGAAGGTCCGGCAGAACGAGCGTGATTGTCGCTTGTCATATGATGGGGTTGATGTCCGCCGCCAGACATTACATTTGACTTGGTAGGAGAAGGCATATCGCCGTTTGCTGAGCGTCGTGAGGAAGCGGGCGCTTGAATAAAAACcctgaagaaaagggtgaGACTCGAAATAATCGATCAACTCGAAAGGGGAACTTACGACTCCAAAGGGGCATCGACATGCGATACCATGCCTCTAATTACCACCGTAGCCTTCTTCGAGAACAATGCCACGGCATCTACGCCCGCGCCAGTCATATCCAACAGTTCTAGTGCTTCTGCCACTCCAGCTCTCATACCCATAAACTCCGCCGACCTTGGTGGGCCTGGGGACAATCCCGCATCAGCGCTGACCGCTTTATCTATATACATAATAAGGCAAAGAGTGGCAGCATTCTCAAAGACGGTTACAGGGCTGAATAGGCGGAACGCCACTTTTGCATCAAGCATCCTTGCCGACCGTTGGACTCGAAGGGAAGATAGTGATATTTGGGCCACGACCTGACGAGCGGTGGCAGATGTTGTAGGCCACAAGTAAGCCGGTAATTGAGCCCGATGCAACCCACATCGGTAACTAAACAAGGCAGTGTGAAGCCTGACACGCTGAAGCGGAAGGTAGGGAAAGCTTGCGTCATATCGACTATCCGTCATCGGAAATACCTTGAAGAAAGGAGGGAGGCTGTCTTGAAAAGTATCCAAAATTTGGTCATAATGGTGTACCATGTCAGGGGAGATATTGGATGCAGATATGGTGGCGAAGGAGTCGAGCATGGCAGTGACGCGACGAGCGAGATGAGTATGAGCTAAGAGAGCGGTGCATGGAGTGGGAGGAGAATCGGGCGGGACGGAGGGAAGTTCTCGGGCATCCTGAGGCACACGGTATAGATCGGGTTCTGACAAGGGAGATGGGAGCTGGATACCTTGGTGAGCGTCCAGGATTGTATAAGGAAGTGAAGTTTCGCTGCATGTACGTCAGCTCATACTATCAACCCAAGAAGGAAACGACTCACAATGAATACTGTCTATCAGCAATGTATAATGACCACATTAGCCTTCTTCTAAGCTCTCTATCCCCTTGAGGTAAGCCTTCCCACTCCCTCCCAAAACCTAACGCTTGAGCTATTTTGATACCTTGCGCTAACCATGTACCGGCCAACACAGACTCCTCTCTTCTGTGACCGAGCATCCAATATCTATACGAAACAAGCTTGAACATGACCAACATAATCGAGTATGTATCGGCTTGTTCAGCTATTTGGGCGCtgagaagagcaagatcCAGATACCGCTGATCGAGAGGAGTGATATCGGCAGCAGATACGGACTGACCCGAAATGATCTTTGCCAAGGATCGCGGGATCTGTGACGGTGCATTACTGCCCCCATGACTCGCAAGAAGTAAACGGCTGGTTTCTTCTGGCAGAATACGAAGTGCAGATGCCAAAATGATAAAAGTCAAAGCCAAGGTAGTCGCGTCACCACGCTGCAGACGCGCAGGCCTCCTTTCCATGAATCTATTGAAATGATCCATAAAttgaggttgaagaagggacaaACCTTCCGTCAAGATAGGGTCTGAAAAGAATGTACCAAAAAGGATATTTTGCATCTCCGGCGAAGGAAGGGATTGCGCCAAAATCTGAAGTGGGGAAGAGTAAGGGTCGTTAGCAGTCGAAATGATAGTGGTGTTCATAGGAAAACCCGGAATGAAAGGGATGGTTGTATTTGGAGTAGATGGGAAATGCTGTAAAACCGAAGGTGTGGGCCGAGGAGCGACAGAGGGAGGAGGTACGTGTCTGGAAACTCGATGCGAAGTGATTTGAACAGGGGTCACTTGCGACTTCGACAACGATCGCTGTGATTGTGCGGAAGGTCGATGGCTTAAAGGAGGTGCCATGGCctgttttttctttttctttggtGGTCCCGAAGCGAGTTCTAAAAGCTAACAGATGCCGAACATGTCAGACTGTGGCCTGGTGAGCTACAAGTAGAACTTACCTCCCCCGAgatgtcatcatcaattGACACACTCCTCTTTTGCATTATCTGCTCATTgacatcgtcatcatcgtcttccaaCTCATCCACTTCCTGCTCCTCGACCAGCGCAGCCAGTTCGCCATCCAGGTCCGGCTCTTCAGCCACCTCGCCGATCACGTTAGTTTTGGGCTTCGTTTCCTCCCCTACGTCTAATTCATCTTCGCTATCACTGTCAAATCCGTTGATTATCTTCTCTCGTATCTcatgtttcttctttttcttgcttAAGGAGGAATCAGAAGTTGAAGACTGGGCTGTATTTTGCCCGTTTTGGCCTGCCGATAATGGGGGTCCAACTCTCCACTGTACTCGCGGGCCCGGTGAGTCGCCCGAGAGCAGTAGAGAATCATTACTGGGTACTTTGGGAGAGGGCATGGGATGTTATATCAGGGACTTGAGATTTTACGGTTGCCAGAGACTCGTGTCTTTGCACGCAACTCGGAGCGTGGTGAGCACACTCCCCTTCTTCGTGGTATTTGCAGGTATGGCCGTCGAAATTGTAAGACGAGCACAACGGTCGTGGTGGATGACACTGGGAAAATTATAGTAAGCGCATTTCCTGTTTCTTTTGGATTTCATAAGTATTTACGGCGGCAATATTGTTCGTCGACAATCGGGCTTGACCCCGTACGGCTTGGCCCCTGCCGCAGCgagggagaaaaagagacaACAAGCATGAGCGCGGCCAGCTCACGACATTACGTAAAACTTCAAGTATTATGTAATTTGGTTCAGGCGTTATAAGATATGCACAAATGAATACGTCGTGGGTACGTACGTATACCGCACCAGAAAGGACGAGACAGAAGTGCCCCCAGCAGCCGCATCAACGCAGAAAAATGCCGACTTCGTTCTGTGGCTTCGTTGGAATCCTGGAAGGCTTGAGTTGCCTCAACGAAGTTGACCTCCGCGGCCATGCCGAATTGCATACGCATACATAAATTGCTTTACATTACTGCACTCTTCTCCTATGAGCATCGAGGACAGAAGCCAACTAATATCTGACAGTCTAAAGTCTACGATCTATAACTACTGCGCGTCAATCCAAACCCCCAAGACCCTTGTATTGAGAAAAAAGCACACCGCCACTGCCATTGAAAAAATGAATTTTGAACAGTCTAAGCGGTACCCCTACCTTTCTGTCTCTCGATCTCTTCCCTGACAGCTTTGTCGACATCGGGCCCCTGAATAGGATATCTGTTGACAAGGTACCACATGATAggggtgatgatgacaatGAGCGCCATGAAGCACGTAGTAGCGGCAAAT from Cryptococcus neoformans var. neoformans JEC21 chromosome 3 sequence includes the following:
- a CDS encoding expressed protein codes for the protein MPSPKVPSNDSLLLSGDSPGPRVQWRVGPPLSAGQNGQNTAQSSTSDSSLSKKKKKHEIREKIINGFDSDSEDELDVGEETKPKTNVIGEVAEEPDLDGELAALVEEQEVDELEDDDDDVNEQIMQKRSVSIDDDISGELLELASGPPKKKKKQAMAPPLSHRPSAQSQRSLSKSQVTPVQITSHRVSRHVPPPSVAPRPTPSVLQHFPSTPNTTIPFIPGFPMNTTIISTANDPYSSPLQILAQSLPSPEMQNILFGTFFSDPILTEGLSLLQPQFMDHFNRFMERRPARLQRGDATTLALTFIILASALRILPEETSRLLLASHGGSNAPSQIPRSLAKIISGQSVSAADITPLDQRYLDLALLSAQIAEQADTYSIMLVMFKLVSYRYWMLGHRREESVLAGTWLAQGIKIAQALGFGREWEGLPQGDRELRRRLMWSLYIADRQYSFETSLPYTILDAHQGIQLPSPLSEPDLYRVPQDARELPSVPPDSPPTPCTALLAHTHLARRVTAMLDSFATISASNISPDMVHHYDQILDTFQDSLPPFFKVFPMTDSRYDASFPYLPLQRVRLHTALFSYRCGLHRAQLPAYLWPTTSATARQVVAQISLSSLRVQRSARMLDAKVAFRLFSPVTVFENAATLCLIMYIDKAVSADAGLSPGPPRSAEFMGMRAGVAEALELLDMTGAGVDAVALFSKKATVVIRGMVSHVDAPLESVFIQAPASSRRSANGDMPSPTKSNVMSGGGHQPHHMTSDNHARSAGPSPVASTHPAQPGGTPVNNVTSVSSAAAKSAGAGAMDGPLGPYSAKAAAWLESLLQGGPDLERLLREAEWVNGWERVIATM
- a CDS encoding RAS1, putative → MSEKGYYGGDQRLVIVGCGGVGKTAITIRFVTSQFYDQEYNPTIEDSYRKQVVVDNEATTLEILDTAGQEEYAAMADQWYTFGSGFLLVYSLTDRSSFEEIKNFHREILRVKDRNYVPCVIVCNKCDLQKYRSVGQLEGRELARSVHAPFIECSAAERVNVDVAFNELIKLVRKDEQRISLAARKLLEGPFLSPPQPPRPKQIKQMKEKDKSGHNRRQREKNSDDVPFCNDCTVM